The proteins below come from a single Harpia harpyja isolate bHarHar1 chromosome 2, bHarHar1 primary haplotype, whole genome shotgun sequence genomic window:
- the YTHDC1 gene encoding YTH domain-containing protein 1 isoform X2 yields MAADSREEKGELNLFMEGSNTPQSQQKMSCRRAQLGVSVTKRTHLDLPPSAVMNYGELNVLDDILTDAPDQDDELYNPDSEQDKSEKKGSKRKTDRMENAESKRQKPSVHSSRQMMPKPPSSSVSNNKRIVSTKGKPVSEYKNEEYQRSDRNKRPDGDRKTRMSSSSREPYKGQPEKTCMRKRDIDRRAKSSTPDGSERIRHDVDRRPSRSSHSSKEEVNSEEYCSDHETGSSGSSEQGNTENEEEGMEEEEDDEGEEDEEVEEDGEEDEEEYEQDERDQKEGNDYDTRSEASDSDSESASFTDGSVRSGSGSDASDEKKKERKRARGISPIVFDRSGSSASESYAGSEKKHEKLSSSVRAVQKDQTSKLKYILQDARFFLIKSNNHENVSLAKAKGVWSTLPVNEKKLNAAFRSARSVILIFSVRESGKFQGFARLSSESHHGGSPIHWVLPAGMNAKMLGGVFKIDWICRRELPFTKSAHLTNPWNEHKPVKIGRDGQEIEPECGTQLCLLFPPDESIDLYQVIHKMRHKRRMHSQPRSRGRPSRRDPVRDVGRRRPEDYDIHNSRKKPRIDYPPEFHQRPGYIKDPRYPEVDRRFSGVRRDVFLNGSYNDYVREFHNMGPPPPWQGMPPYPGMEQPPHHPYYQHHAPPPQAHPPYSGHHPVPHEARYRDKRVHDYDMRVDDFLRRTQAVVSGRRSRPRERDRERERDRPRDNRRDRERDRGRDRERERERICDRDRDRGERGRYRR; encoded by the exons atggCGGCTGATAGCCGGGAGGAAAAAG GTGAGTTAAATTTGTTCATGGAAGGATCCAACACACCCCAGAGTCAACAAAAGATGAGTTGCAGGAGAGCCCAGTTGGGAGTGTCTGTAACGAAAAGGACTCATTTGGACCTTCCCCCTTCAGCAGTGATGAACT atgGTGAACTGAATGTTCTGGATGACATTTTGACTGATGCTCCTGACCAAGATGATGAGTTGTATAACCCCGACAGCGAGCaagataaaagtgagaaaaagg gatcaaaaagaaaaactgacagGATGGAAAACGCTGAAAGCAAGAGACAAAAACCTTCTGTGCATTCATCGAGGCAGATGATGCCAAAGCCTCCTAGTTCATCAGTTAGCAATAACAAGAGAATAGTGAGTACAAAAGGAAAACCAGTATCAGAATACAAGAATGAGGAGTATCAGAGGTCGGATAGAAACAAGCGCCCAGATGGTGATCGAAAGACACGCATGTCAAGCAGTTCCAGGGAACCTTATAAAGGACAACCAGAAAAAACTTGCATGAGGAAGAGGGATATTGACAGAAGGGCAAAGTCTTCTACACCAGATGGCTCAGAG AGAATCAGGCATGATGTGGATAGAAGACCAAGCAGATCCAGCCATTCTTCTAAAGAAGAGGTGAACTCTGAGGAATATTGTTCAGATCATGAGACTGGCAGTAGTGGTTCCTCTGAACAAGGCAATACAGagaatgaggaggaaggaatggaagaagaggaagatgatgaagggGAGGAGGACGAAGAGGTGGAAGAAGatggggaggaggatgaagaagagtaTGAACAAGATGAGAGAGatcagaaggaaggaaatgaCTATGACACACGAAGTGAAGCCAGTGATTCTGATTCTGAATCCGCCTCTTTCACAGATGGGTCAGTCAGATCTGGGTCTGGTTCAGATGCATCAG atgaaaaaaagaaggagagGAAGCGAGCTAGAGGTATCTCTCCGATTGTTTTTGACAGAAGTGGAAGTTCTGCATCAGAATCGTATGCAg GTTCAGAAAAGAAGCATGAGAAATTATCATCTTCCGTTCGTGCTGTCCAAAAAG ACCAAACAAGTAAACTTAAATACATTCTCCAAGATGCAAGATTCTTTCTCATCAAGAGTAATAACCATGAAAACGTATCACTTGCTAAAGCAAAG ggAGTATGGTCGACACTTCCAGTGAATGAAAAGAAGCTTAATGCTGCGTTTAGATCAGCGAGGAGTgttattttgatattttctgtAAGAGAGAGTGGCAAATTCCAAG GATTTGCAAGACTGTCTTCAGAGTCCCATCATGGAGGATCACCTATACActgggtgctgcctgcaggaATGAATGCAAAAATGTTGGGAGGTGTCTTTAAAATTGACTGGATTTGCAG GCGTGAATTGCCGTTCACTAAGTCTGCTCACCTGACCAATCCTTGGAACGAGCATAAGCCAGTAAAGATTGGACGCGATGGACag GAAATTGAGCCGGAATGTGGAACCCAACTttgtcttctcttccctcctgatGAAAGTATTGACTTGTATCAAGTCATTCATAAAATGAGGCACAAGAGAAGAATGCACTCACAACCCCGATCAAGAGGACGGCCATCCCGTCGAGACCCTGTTCGGGACGTGGGAAG GCGTCGACCAGAAGATTATGATATTCAtaacagcagaaagaaaccaaGGATTGACTATCCCCCTGAGTTTCACCAAAGACCAG GGTATATAAAGGATCCCAGATATCCTGAAGTAGACAG ACGATTTTCAGGAGTTCGAcgagatgtatttttaaatggg TCCTACAATGATTACGTGAGGGAATTCCACAACATGGGACCACCACCACCATGGCAAGGAATG CCACCATATCCAGGTATGGAGCAGCCACCACACCACCCTTACTATCAGCACCATGCACCTCCACCTCAAGCTCACCCTCCATACTCAGGACATCATCCTGTACCACATGAAGCAAGATACAGAGACAAACGAGTA
- the YTHDC1 gene encoding YTH domain-containing protein 1 isoform X1 — protein sequence MASRGKMASPGYFPAVSGELNLFMEGSNTPQSQQKMSCRRAQLGVSVTKRTHLDLPPSAVMNYGELNVLDDILTDAPDQDDELYNPDSEQDKSEKKGSKRKTDRMENAESKRQKPSVHSSRQMMPKPPSSSVSNNKRIVSTKGKPVSEYKNEEYQRSDRNKRPDGDRKTRMSSSSREPYKGQPEKTCMRKRDIDRRAKSSTPDGSERIRHDVDRRPSRSSHSSKEEVNSEEYCSDHETGSSGSSEQGNTENEEEGMEEEEDDEGEEDEEVEEDGEEDEEEYEQDERDQKEGNDYDTRSEASDSDSESASFTDGSVRSGSGSDASDEKKKERKRARGISPIVFDRSGSSASESYAGSEKKHEKLSSSVRAVQKDQTSKLKYILQDARFFLIKSNNHENVSLAKAKGVWSTLPVNEKKLNAAFRSARSVILIFSVRESGKFQGFARLSSESHHGGSPIHWVLPAGMNAKMLGGVFKIDWICRRELPFTKSAHLTNPWNEHKPVKIGRDGQEIEPECGTQLCLLFPPDESIDLYQVIHKMRHKRRMHSQPRSRGRPSRRDPVRDVGRRRPEDYDIHNSRKKPRIDYPPEFHQRPGYIKDPRYPEVDRRFSGVRRDVFLNGSYNDYVREFHNMGPPPPWQGMPPYPGMEQPPHHPYYQHHAPPPQAHPPYSGHHPVPHEARYRDKRVHDYDMRVDDFLRRTQAVVSGRRSRPRERDRERERDRPRDNRRDRERDRGRDRERERERICDRDRDRGERGRYRR from the exons ATggccagcagaggaaaaatggcCTCCCCAGGTTACTTTCCTGCTGTTTCAGGTGAGTTAAATTTGTTCATGGAAGGATCCAACACACCCCAGAGTCAACAAAAGATGAGTTGCAGGAGAGCCCAGTTGGGAGTGTCTGTAACGAAAAGGACTCATTTGGACCTTCCCCCTTCAGCAGTGATGAACT atgGTGAACTGAATGTTCTGGATGACATTTTGACTGATGCTCCTGACCAAGATGATGAGTTGTATAACCCCGACAGCGAGCaagataaaagtgagaaaaagg gatcaaaaagaaaaactgacagGATGGAAAACGCTGAAAGCAAGAGACAAAAACCTTCTGTGCATTCATCGAGGCAGATGATGCCAAAGCCTCCTAGTTCATCAGTTAGCAATAACAAGAGAATAGTGAGTACAAAAGGAAAACCAGTATCAGAATACAAGAATGAGGAGTATCAGAGGTCGGATAGAAACAAGCGCCCAGATGGTGATCGAAAGACACGCATGTCAAGCAGTTCCAGGGAACCTTATAAAGGACAACCAGAAAAAACTTGCATGAGGAAGAGGGATATTGACAGAAGGGCAAAGTCTTCTACACCAGATGGCTCAGAG AGAATCAGGCATGATGTGGATAGAAGACCAAGCAGATCCAGCCATTCTTCTAAAGAAGAGGTGAACTCTGAGGAATATTGTTCAGATCATGAGACTGGCAGTAGTGGTTCCTCTGAACAAGGCAATACAGagaatgaggaggaaggaatggaagaagaggaagatgatgaagggGAGGAGGACGAAGAGGTGGAAGAAGatggggaggaggatgaagaagagtaTGAACAAGATGAGAGAGatcagaaggaaggaaatgaCTATGACACACGAAGTGAAGCCAGTGATTCTGATTCTGAATCCGCCTCTTTCACAGATGGGTCAGTCAGATCTGGGTCTGGTTCAGATGCATCAG atgaaaaaaagaaggagagGAAGCGAGCTAGAGGTATCTCTCCGATTGTTTTTGACAGAAGTGGAAGTTCTGCATCAGAATCGTATGCAg GTTCAGAAAAGAAGCATGAGAAATTATCATCTTCCGTTCGTGCTGTCCAAAAAG ACCAAACAAGTAAACTTAAATACATTCTCCAAGATGCAAGATTCTTTCTCATCAAGAGTAATAACCATGAAAACGTATCACTTGCTAAAGCAAAG ggAGTATGGTCGACACTTCCAGTGAATGAAAAGAAGCTTAATGCTGCGTTTAGATCAGCGAGGAGTgttattttgatattttctgtAAGAGAGAGTGGCAAATTCCAAG GATTTGCAAGACTGTCTTCAGAGTCCCATCATGGAGGATCACCTATACActgggtgctgcctgcaggaATGAATGCAAAAATGTTGGGAGGTGTCTTTAAAATTGACTGGATTTGCAG GCGTGAATTGCCGTTCACTAAGTCTGCTCACCTGACCAATCCTTGGAACGAGCATAAGCCAGTAAAGATTGGACGCGATGGACag GAAATTGAGCCGGAATGTGGAACCCAACTttgtcttctcttccctcctgatGAAAGTATTGACTTGTATCAAGTCATTCATAAAATGAGGCACAAGAGAAGAATGCACTCACAACCCCGATCAAGAGGACGGCCATCCCGTCGAGACCCTGTTCGGGACGTGGGAAG GCGTCGACCAGAAGATTATGATATTCAtaacagcagaaagaaaccaaGGATTGACTATCCCCCTGAGTTTCACCAAAGACCAG GGTATATAAAGGATCCCAGATATCCTGAAGTAGACAG ACGATTTTCAGGAGTTCGAcgagatgtatttttaaatggg TCCTACAATGATTACGTGAGGGAATTCCACAACATGGGACCACCACCACCATGGCAAGGAATG CCACCATATCCAGGTATGGAGCAGCCACCACACCACCCTTACTATCAGCACCATGCACCTCCACCTCAAGCTCACCCTCCATACTCAGGACATCATCCTGTACCACATGAAGCAAGATACAGAGACAAACGAGTA